The DNA region TTTCTTGATCTTATATGTGTGATCTGCAATAGAGATCGATGCTTTTTTATAGGTTCCTGTCAACATATAGACAGCAATTTCATTATCTGATAAAGCTATTTGTTCCCCTGTTAATCGATCATATTCTTTCTCAGTGATGAAGGTGAACATGGCCGAATCAACGAATGCTGTCTCCCCCATTTCACCAACAAATCCTTCATAGATGCCTGTTGCTTTCTTAGACAATAGTACACTATTATCTACCTGCAATAATTTATTGTCATGCAATTTAACATCCTGTTCCTCTGCTAGATGGACAAGTTCATTATTGATACTTTCCATCTGTTCTTTAGTGAATTGTTGACCACTTGCCCCTATCGTCATATCAAATGGATTACGATTTTGCAATACATTTTCCATACCAAAATATAAGCTTGCTGTCGTCGCTATCGTCACCAGCACCATCGTACAAAGAATACAAATACTTGCTAGACCAGCCGCATTTTGTTTCATTCGGTAAATCATACTTGAGACGGAAATGAAATGATTCGGTCGATAATAGTAGCGTTTGTTTTTTTTCAAGCTTTTCAAAATTGCAATACTGCTTGCCGTAAATAATGCATAAGTTCCAATAATGACAAGAACCACTGCAATAAAAAAGAGATAGATCGCACTGATCGGAGATTGGATCGTTACAGATATATAGTAACCACTTCCCACACATAGGAGTCCGATGATAGCCGTTAACACTTTCGTTTTAGGTTCTTTTTCCCCAGATTTTGAGCCTTGAAGCAGTTCAATTGGATTAGCTAAACGCAGCTGTATGACATTCCACGAGAAAAGCAGAATATAAATGATAAAAAACAACCCAATGACATAGAGGATACTTTGGAACGAAAAATCATAGATAAACTGCTCTCCGAGTTGGGTTATTTTTTTTAATGCCAAAAAACAGAATTTAGAAAATATAGACCCAATGATCGTCCCACAGACAATAGTAATAAAATAAGATAAAACCGTTTCGCAAAATAGCATATGTCGTAACTCTTTTTTGCCCATCCCTAAAATATTATACAGTCCGAGTTCTTTTTTTCGTTGCTTTAGCAAGAAACTATTCGTGTATAGAGAAAAAATGATCGTAAAAATCAAAATCACATACTGCCCAAAGCCAAAAAGCTGTTTCGCTGATTCAGCTGATGGTAAAGTATTCATCCCTTTGTTTTTTACTAAAACCTGTAAAATCACATTAATTACAACTAAAAAAACCATTGACAGTAAAAAAGGGAGATAGATTTTTCGATTTTTTTTCAAATTGGTCAACGCTAGATCAACATAGAACATCCTCAGACCTCCTTCGTTAATAATGCCGTCATCGTTTCCGAGATCATCGTTAAAAATTGATCATTCGTTTGATGCCCACGGTGCAGCTGGTTGAACACTTGACCATCTTTAATAAACAAAATTCGATTGGCATGACTTGCTGCGACAGAACTATGAGTAACCATCAAAATGGTTTGCCCATCATCATTCAGCTGCTG from Enterococcus sp. 9D6_DIV0238 includes:
- a CDS encoding ABC transporter permease, giving the protein MFYVDLALTNLKKNRKIYLPFLLSMVFLVVINVILQVLVKNKGMNTLPSAESAKQLFGFGQYVILIFTIIFSLYTNSFLLKQRKKELGLYNILGMGKKELRHMLFCETVLSYFITIVCGTIIGSIFSKFCFLALKKITQLGEQFIYDFSFQSILYVIGLFFIIYILLFSWNVIQLRLANPIELLQGSKSGEKEPKTKVLTAIIGLLCVGSGYYISVTIQSPISAIYLFFIAVVLVIIGTYALFTASSIAILKSLKKNKRYYYRPNHFISVSSMIYRMKQNAAGLASICILCTMVLVTIATTASLYFGMENVLQNRNPFDMTIGASGQQFTKEQMESINNELVHLAEEQDVKLHDNKLLQVDNSVLLSKKATGIYEGFVGEMGETAFVDSAMFTFITEKEYDRLTGEQIALSDNEIAVYMLTGTYKKASISIADHTYKIKKQIDKIDFLQQSDYGLVDTFFMIFKDKEQIAALISSLPEKSAKGVSYSLYANLEGSKENRLAFGTAARELLNQQSTELDFSSIDLDREDSLSFIGGFLFMGIIFGLTFTLAAGVIIYYKQMSEGTEDQGRYDIMQRVGMSHQEVQQTIRSQILMVFFFPIGLAALHLAFAFPLMRKLLVLFGLTDWKFFMLVCFLTVFSFFFLYLLMYWQTSKVYYQIVERKVTG